The following are encoded in a window of Mycobacterium sp. ELW1 genomic DNA:
- a CDS encoding acyl-CoA thioesterase II produces the protein MANADLDELLAILDLSPVGDDLFVGAHPHKNPPRTFGGQLMAQAFVAASRTLRHDIAPSALSVHFIAGGDPESDIEFHVVRLRDERRFANRRVDAIQNGTLLATALVSYLSAGSGLEHNTPMPDLPAPETLPTIDELLVGYEKVVPGFVAALRPIEWRYTNDPSWIMREKNGMLTANQVWLKADGAMPDDPTLHTAAMIYSSDTTILDSIITTHGLSWGWDRIFAVTVNHSLWFHRQVDFSDWVLYSTNSPVAAESRGLGTGHFFNPTGEVVATVTQEGIVKHFPGNA, from the coding sequence TTGGCCAACGCGGACCTCGACGAGCTGCTGGCCATTCTCGATCTCTCCCCGGTCGGCGACGACCTGTTCGTCGGCGCACATCCGCACAAGAACCCGCCGCGCACCTTCGGCGGGCAGCTGATGGCCCAGGCTTTCGTGGCGGCCTCCCGCACTCTCCGTCACGACATCGCTCCGAGCGCGCTGTCGGTGCATTTCATCGCCGGCGGCGATCCGGAGTCCGACATCGAGTTTCATGTCGTCCGGCTGCGTGACGAGCGGCGGTTCGCCAACCGGCGTGTCGACGCCATCCAGAACGGCACGCTGCTCGCCACCGCCCTGGTGTCGTACCTGTCGGCGGGCAGCGGCCTCGAACACAACACCCCGATGCCCGACCTGCCCGCGCCGGAGACGCTGCCCACGATCGACGAGCTGCTCGTCGGGTACGAGAAAGTGGTGCCCGGATTCGTCGCCGCGCTGCGGCCCATCGAGTGGCGCTACACCAACGACCCATCGTGGATCATGCGCGAGAAGAACGGCATGCTGACCGCAAATCAGGTGTGGCTCAAGGCCGATGGCGCGATGCCGGACGATCCGACGCTGCACACCGCCGCGATGATCTATTCGTCCGACACCACGATCCTGGATTCGATCATCACCACCCACGGCCTGTCCTGGGGCTGGGATCGCATCTTCGCGGTCACGGTCAACCATTCGCTGTGGTTCCACCGGCAGGTCGACTTCTCCGATTGGGTGCTCTATTCGACGAATTCTCCGGTCGCCGCGGAGTCCCGCGGCCTGGGCACCGGCCACTTCTTCAACCCGACCGGGGAGGTGGTGGCCACCGTCACGCAGGAGGGCATCGTCAAGCACTTCCCCGGAAATGCCTGA